In a single window of the Nicotiana tomentosiformis chromosome 10, ASM39032v3, whole genome shotgun sequence genome:
- the LOC104092849 gene encoding probable inactive poly [ADP-ribose] polymerase SRO5, whose protein sequence is MKNILQHQPQLLSLFPVEAIQEAYPNSYKIYAPSNMGKEKTEHNSEHHLMESTNSDSDLDVDIQESAVSDSESGIFASNYQEHTKSDDLIRINEGDKMHKIISRKFISGLGVLGLSTQIEAIHKNICSSFTMQANLQPFFTFSKSMEKKCGGNANVKYAWFGASKDEIDSIFSHGFEHPIHDGAYGHCICLSPDDYPLDCLQTTIPDKDGLRHLLLCRVILGRTPGLGQSHPTSEQFVTGVDNLHSPRKYIVWKSNMNAYVFPDFMISFRVTSDVKESRIFSVPLKSPNSAWISFPALISALSKILPPNTVKLIKKYHSDYKERKITRRELLALIIKSCKNKQNKGSTEDSPSNSSINLQQWDNETYPLPKQESD, encoded by the exons ATGAAGAACATTTTGCAGCATCAGCCTCAGTTGTTGTCTCTTTTTCCAGTAGAAGCAATTCAAGAAGCATATCCCAACAGTTACAAGATTTATGCTCCTTCCAATATGGGAAAAGAGAAAACAGAGCACAACTCCGAGCACCATTTAATGGAAAGTACAAACTCAGATTCCGATCTTGACGTTGACATTCAAGAATCAGCAGTTTCTGACTCTGAGAGCGGTATTTTTGCCTCCAATTATCAAGAGCACACAAAATCAGATGATTTGATAAGGATTAATGAAGGCGATAAGATGCATAAGATTATCAGTAGAAAATTTATTTCAGGCTTGGGTGTACTAGGATTGTCTACTCAAATTGAAGCCATTCACAAGAATATTTGTTCTAGCTTCACAATGCAAGCAAATCTTCAGCCGTTTTTTACTTTTTCGAAATCAATGGAGAAAAAGTGTGGGGGGAACGCTAATGTAAAGTATGCCTGGTTTGGAGCTTCCAAGGATGAGATTGACAGCATTTTTTCTCATGGTTTTGAGCATCCTATTCACGATGGAGCTTATGGTCATTGCATTTGCCTCTCTCCTGATGATTATCCTCTTGATTG TCTTCAAACAACTATTCCTGATAAGGATGGGCTAAGGCATCTATTGCTTTGTCGTGTGATACTAGGAAGAACTCCTGGTTTAGGACAGTCTCATCCAACTTCTGAGCAGTTTGTCACTGGGGTTGACAATTTACATTCGCCAAGAAAATATATTGTGTGGAAAAGCAACATGAATGCTTATGTTTTTCCCGACTTTATGATCAGTTTCAGAGTAACTTCTGATGTCAAAG AGAGTAGAATTTTTTCAGTTCCTTTAAAAAGTCCAAATTCAGCGTGGATTTCTTTTCCTGCTTTGATATCTGCACTATCAAAAATTTTGCCGCCTAACACCGTCAAATTAATTAAGAAATATCATAGTGATTATAAG GAGAGGAAGATCACAAGGCGCGAGTTGTTAGCTTTAATCATAAAGTCCTGCAAAAATAAG CAAAATAAAGGATCAACTGAAGACTCACCCAGCAACAGCTCTATCAACCTTCAACAATGGGATAATGAAACCTATCCTTTGCCTAAACAAGAGTCggattaa
- the LOC138899810 gene encoding uncharacterized protein, with amino-acid sequence MDLVRDALEKVKMIQDRLRTAQSIQKSYADWMVRDVAFMVGDQVLLRVSPMKGVMRFGKKGKLSPRYFRTFEILERIGEVAYKLFLPLSLSAVHPVFHVSMLQKYYGDLSHVLDFSTVQLDKDLTYIEVPVAILDR; translated from the coding sequence ATGGATCTGGttcgagatgctttggagaaggttaagatgatccaagatcggcttcgtacagcccaatctatacagaagagttatgcggattggatGGTTCGCGATGTTGCGTTCATGGTTGGAGATcaagtcttgctccgggtttcacccatgaagggtgtgatgaggttcgggaagaagggcaagttgagccctaggtatttCAGaacttttgagatccttgagaggattggagaggtggcctacaagcttttCTTGCCACTTAGtttatctgcggttcatccggtgttccatgtctctatgcttcagaagtattatggtgatctgtctcatgttctagacttcagcacagtccaattggacaaggatttgacttatattgaggtgCCTGTGGCTATCTTGGACCGATAG